A single region of the Mycobacterium lentiflavum genome encodes:
- a CDS encoding DUF1918 domain-containing protein translates to MKAEVGDWLVLKGTRESADQRGLITQVRGADGAPPFVVRWLASGHEATVFPGPDAIVVTAAEQRRSDEQVRDRVAAMQSELMHHHMGEDAAPTGRCYTGATNSDV, encoded by the coding sequence ATGAAGGCCGAGGTGGGTGATTGGCTCGTGCTCAAGGGCACTAGGGAGTCAGCGGATCAGCGGGGCTTGATCACCCAGGTGCGCGGGGCTGACGGCGCACCACCGTTCGTGGTGCGGTGGCTCGCCAGTGGCCACGAGGCGACGGTGTTTCCGGGTCCGGATGCCATTGTCGTCACCGCGGCCGAGCAGCGGCGGTCCGACGAGCAGGTACGCGATCGGGTAGCCGCGATGCAGTCGGAACTGATGCATCACCACATGGGTGAGGACGCTGCGCCGACCGGCAGGTGCTACACCGGCGCGACGAACTCCGACGTGTAG